From Flavobacterium alkalisoli, the proteins below share one genomic window:
- a CDS encoding DUF421 domain-containing protein, which translates to MNEIFEWKRLLFNDLPVSFLLEVIFRTVVMFIMVLITLKLTGKRGVKQLSVFEVVIIISLGSAAGDPMFYEDVGIIPAITVFACILLMYKVVTVLLGKSKRFEIFMEGKVQCFVEDGQFSIHNFEKEDLAKDEFFAELRLKSIEHLGQVKNAYIETNGAISVYFYEDVDIKYGLPIRPQLFNLKSTNIPKSGIYACTFCANTQELEPTHANCSVCGKDEWVEAINTKRVQ; encoded by the coding sequence ATGAATGAAATTTTTGAATGGAAAAGGTTGCTTTTTAATGACCTGCCTGTTTCTTTTCTACTGGAAGTTATATTTAGAACAGTTGTAATGTTTATAATGGTTTTAATTACCTTAAAACTAACAGGGAAGAGAGGGGTAAAGCAGCTTTCTGTTTTTGAAGTGGTAATTATTATATCCTTAGGATCTGCAGCCGGCGATCCTATGTTTTATGAGGATGTAGGTATTATTCCCGCCATAACGGTTTTTGCCTGTATATTATTAATGTATAAGGTAGTAACTGTGCTTTTAGGCAAGAGCAAGAGATTTGAAATCTTTATGGAAGGTAAAGTACAATGTTTTGTGGAAGACGGACAATTTTCCATTCATAATTTTGAAAAAGAAGATTTAGCAAAAGATGAGTTTTTTGCTGAATTAAGGTTAAAATCCATAGAGCATTTAGGACAGGTTAAAAATGCCTACATAGAAACTAACGGTGCCATAAGTGTATATTTTTATGAGGATGTTGATATAAAGTATGGATTACCTATACGCCCTCAGTTGTTTAACCTTAAAAGTACTAACATTCCAAAATCAGGAATTTATGCCTGTACGTTTTGTGCCAACACACAGGAACTGGAACCTACTCATGCAAATTGTTCGGTTTGTGGGAAAGACGAATGGGTAGAAGCCATAAATACAAAAAGAGTACAATAA
- a CDS encoding DUF3300 domain-containing protein — MKTRLLHIALFVLLCVNNIFAQDVTTVRANNTDISDNLDLRAVATIFGESSDLEDFERRLNDPDLQISNLDLNGDNYVDYIRVIEATQSNTHLIILQSVLGPDTYQDIATVEVERSGNDVQVQVVGDVYMYGTNYIYEPVYVTRPVIFDVFWAISYRPYYSPWYWGYYPTYYSYWAPYPVYRYRNHVHVYVNVNNTCNYVTTRRSSRAVSMHSARRSNGYERMHPDRSFATRTNSTNRYALEQSRENVRVERSSTASRNSYNSSSRSTADYSRGRSINSSRTDNNGNVRTTTPSRSSAISSSSRDNNQGTVRSRGNSNVVRSNPSTNNSRSYDATPSRSSSPSVRTEPSRNSSPSVRSSSPSRSSSPSVRSTPSSSRSSSPSMRSSSPSRNSSPAPSRSSNGRNSRG, encoded by the coding sequence ATGAAAACGAGATTATTACATATAGCCCTTTTTGTTTTACTTTGTGTAAACAACATTTTTGCTCAGGACGTTACAACTGTACGTGCAAACAATACAGATATAAGCGACAACTTAGACTTAAGGGCGGTTGCCACCATATTTGGTGAATCGAGCGATTTGGAAGATTTTGAAAGAAGGTTAAATGACCCCGATCTTCAAATATCTAACCTAGACCTTAACGGAGATAATTATGTAGACTATATTAGAGTGATAGAGGCAACACAAAGCAATACTCACTTAATTATATTACAATCGGTTTTAGGACCCGATACTTATCAGGATATTGCAACTGTTGAAGTTGAAAGAAGCGGAAACGATGTTCAGGTACAGGTGGTAGGTGACGTTTATATGTACGGTACAAACTATATATATGAACCGGTATATGTTACAAGACCCGTTATATTTGATGTATTTTGGGCAATATCATACCGCCCGTACTACTCACCTTGGTATTGGGGTTACTACCCTACTTACTATAGCTACTGGGCTCCTTATCCGGTATACAGATACAGAAACCATGTACACGTATATGTAAACGTAAACAATACATGTAATTATGTAACTACCAGAAGAAGCTCACGTGCGGTATCAATGCACAGTGCAAGAAGATCTAACGGATATGAAAGAATGCACCCTGACCGTTCGTTTGCAACCCGTACCAATTCAACAAACAGGTATGCTTTAGAACAATCAAGGGAAAATGTAAGAGTAGAAAGATCTTCAACAGCATCGAGAAACTCTTATAACAGTTCTTCACGATCTACAGCAGATTACAGCAGAGGCAGAAGCATTAACTCTTCCAGAACGGATAATAATGGTAATGTAAGGACTACAACTCCTTCAAGAAGCAGTGCTATCAGCAGTTCTTCAAGAGATAATAATCAGGGAACTGTAAGATCAAGAGGTAACAGTAATGTAGTAAGGTCTAATCCTTCTACCAACAACAGCAGGTCTTATGATGCTACACCTTCAAGAAGCAGCTCTCCAAGTGTAAGAACTGAACCTTCTAGAAATAGCAGTCCTTCGGTAAGAAGTTCGTCGCCTTCAAGAAGCAGTAGCCCATCTGTAAGGAGTACACCTTCAAGTTCGAGAAGCAGCTCACCAAGCATGAGATCTTCTTCACCTTCAAGAAACAGTTCACCTGCCCCTTCAAGGTCATCAAACGGTAGAAATTCAAGAGGTTAA
- a CDS encoding GNAT family N-acetyltransferase, with protein sequence MEIIKAGLNDFNLIHSLAENVWPQTYKNILTPQQIEYMFEMMYSQKAYNEQIERKGHHFILIKDESGYLGFASYELNYNNTPVTKIHKIYVLPQTQGKGVGRAMIDEISAIAKEKGNAQISLNVNRFNKAVGFYENIGFVNTGQEDINIGNGYLMEDFIMVKTL encoded by the coding sequence ATGGAAATAATAAAAGCCGGCCTAAACGACTTTAATTTAATACACTCCCTGGCCGAAAATGTATGGCCGCAAACATATAAAAATATTCTTACTCCGCAACAAATAGAGTATATGTTTGAAATGATGTACAGTCAAAAAGCTTATAATGAGCAGATTGAAAGAAAAGGGCATCATTTTATACTCATAAAGGATGAAAGTGGGTATTTAGGCTTCGCTTCTTACGAGCTTAACTATAATAATACACCTGTTACCAAGATTCATAAAATATATGTACTTCCGCAAACTCAGGGAAAAGGAGTGGGCCGTGCCATGATTGATGAAATATCTGCAATAGCAAAGGAAAAAGGTAATGCACAGATTTCCCTTAATGTGAACCGTTTTAATAAGGCTGTAGGTTTTTATGAGAACATAGGTTTTGTAAATACAGGACAGGAAGATATAAATATTGGCAATGGTTATTTAATGGAAGATTTTATAATGGTCAAAACCCTGTAG
- a CDS encoding SpoIIAA family protein, translated as MITQIPNLPSNMVGFHSSGEVTKDDFDIVKQKVAELVDKTGKLNYLLFLDNSPKDFTAGAWLQDALLGINNITKWNRAAIVSDSETVIKFTDTFSKVMPGEYRGFHKPEYQKAIDWVSEKTA; from the coding sequence ATGATTACTCAAATTCCAAACCTGCCATCTAATATGGTTGGTTTTCACTCATCGGGAGAGGTAACAAAAGATGATTTTGATATCGTAAAACAAAAAGTAGCTGAACTTGTAGATAAAACAGGTAAGCTAAACTACTTATTATTTCTTGATAATTCTCCAAAAGATTTTACTGCGGGTGCCTGGCTTCAGGATGCTCTTTTAGGTATTAACAATATTACCAAGTGGAACAGGGCTGCCATAGTTTCTGATTCTGAAACGGTAATTAAGTTTACTGATACTTTTAGTAAAGTGATGCCGGGTGAATACAGAGGTTTTCATAAACCTGAGTATCAAAAAGCGATTGACTGGGTATCTGAAAAAACAGCTTAA
- a CDS encoding pyridoxamine 5'-phosphate oxidase family protein, with the protein MGNFENLSQQEAIAKIKELAEDIKICMFCTELSVRPIPTRPMSLQEVDDKGNLWFISSAKSNKNFEIKHDNEVQLMFAKNADAHFLSLFGKAVIYKDKAHIEEVWTPIAKTWFEEGKNDPDVTIIKVEPTEAYYWDTKEGKMITMLRWAAGAVVGKSIDDGSREGRLNV; encoded by the coding sequence ATGGGAAATTTTGAAAACCTTTCACAACAGGAGGCGATAGCCAAAATTAAAGAACTGGCTGAAGACATTAAGATTTGTATGTTTTGTACAGAGCTTTCGGTAAGACCAATACCAACAAGGCCTATGAGTTTACAGGAAGTAGATGATAAAGGAAATCTTTGGTTTATAAGTTCAGCTAAAAGCAATAAGAACTTTGAAATAAAACACGATAATGAGGTTCAGCTTATGTTTGCCAAAAATGCTGATGCGCATTTTCTTTCTTTATTTGGCAAGGCAGTAATATATAAGGATAAAGCTCATATTGAAGAGGTTTGGACTCCTATTGCCAAAACCTGGTTTGAAGAAGGGAAAAACGATCCGGATGTAACAATAATTAAAGTTGAGCCAACTGAAGCATATTACTGGGATACTAAAGAAGGAAAAATGATAACTATGCTTAGATGGGCTGCCGGGGCAGTAGTAGGAAAATCTATAGACGATGGTAGCCGTGAAGGCAGGCTAAACGTATAA
- a CDS encoding YihY/virulence factor BrkB family protein — protein sequence MIAYSKRQLIKSSGKVLKDTFTGFMNDKGLKLSASLSYYTVFSLAPLLLLIISLTGIFFGREAVEGRVFTEINGLIGSNAASQIQEIIQNLELSGKTNISMIIGAVTLVVGATTVFGEIQDSINIIWNLKAKPKRGWLKFLKTRLLSGSIIIGLGFLLIVSLLINGVLLALNDILKGYFPQVAVIFLNVADIAINFGVITVLFGTIFKVLPDAKITWKDVRAGAFFTACLFMLGRYLIGLYIETTAAGSPYGAAGSIIVILLWVYFSAAILYIGAEFTKAYAEHIGAKIRPAEYAVYVEEKETEKNVKVLPLDSYRSGGNLYV from the coding sequence ATGATAGCATATTCGAAAAGACAACTCATTAAATCGTCCGGTAAAGTACTCAAAGATACCTTTACAGGTTTTATGAATGATAAAGGATTGAAGCTTAGCGCATCCTTATCTTATTATACTGTCTTTTCCTTGGCACCCCTGTTATTACTGATTATTTCGCTTACGGGAATCTTCTTTGGAAGGGAGGCCGTTGAAGGAAGGGTCTTTACCGAAATAAATGGTTTGATAGGCTCTAATGCCGCTTCACAAATACAGGAAATAATTCAGAACCTTGAACTATCGGGGAAAACAAATATTTCAATGATTATAGGAGCTGTTACTCTTGTTGTTGGAGCAACCACAGTATTTGGGGAAATACAGGATTCCATAAACATTATATGGAACCTAAAGGCAAAGCCAAAACGCGGGTGGTTAAAATTCTTAAAAACAAGATTACTTTCAGGGTCTATCATTATAGGATTAGGATTTTTACTTATCGTGTCTCTATTAATAAACGGGGTTTTATTAGCTTTAAACGATATACTTAAAGGTTATTTCCCTCAGGTAGCAGTTATATTCCTTAATGTTGCCGATATAGCTATAAACTTTGGTGTTATAACTGTTTTATTCGGAACAATATTTAAAGTATTACCGGATGCTAAAATAACATGGAAGGATGTGCGTGCCGGAGCATTCTTTACTGCCTGCTTATTTATGCTTGGACGATATCTTATAGGCTTATATATAGAAACTACAGCTGCAGGGTCACCTTACGGAGCTGCAGGGTCTATTATAGTAATACTTTTATGGGTGTATTTTTCGGCAGCTATTCTTTACATTGGCGCTGAATTTACGAAAGCTTATGCAGAGCATATTGGCGCAAAAATAAGGCCTGCGGAATATGCTGTATATGTTGAGGAAAAAGAGACCGAGAAGAATGTGAAAGTATTACCATTAGATTCCTATAGAAGTGGTGGTAATTTATATGTATAA
- a CDS encoding NAD(P)/FAD-dependent oxidoreductase yields the protein MRIVIIGGGFAGINLANNLAKDNNFKVTLVDKNNYNFFPPLIYQVATAYLEPSSISYPFRKLFRKKGNIQFRMGEFLSVSPSENKVILHNGELEYDKLVFATGAETNYFGMENVKNNAIPMKTLNDAIEMRNKLLQRMEKAAICKNSKERRKYLTIVVAGGGPTGVEVSGMFAEMRNGILRKEYPELSTTVSNIYLVDGGPSLLGPMSEKSQKDTYDALTKLGVIVKLNTRVTDYVDDVVHFSNGETITTKNLIWAAGVYSRVFEGIPQESYGRGRRMIVNEHNKLQGMDNIYAIGDTCIMHTDPNFPEGHPQLAQTAIQQGEQLAKNFKRMIKGEALKPFSYNDKGSMAIIGKNKAVVDIPKPKLHFKGFIAWLMWLFIHLMSLIGYRNRIATAWNWMIAYFSQDQSLRMIIRPNKKKGAIN from the coding sequence ATGAGGATTGTAATAATAGGTGGTGGTTTTGCAGGAATTAATCTTGCTAATAATCTAGCCAAAGACAACAACTTTAAAGTAACACTGGTAGATAAAAACAATTATAACTTTTTTCCTCCGCTAATATATCAGGTGGCTACTGCTTACCTTGAACCGTCCAGTATCAGTTATCCTTTCAGAAAGTTATTCAGGAAAAAGGGGAACATACAATTCCGTATGGGAGAATTCCTTTCCGTAAGTCCTTCCGAAAATAAAGTGATACTTCACAATGGAGAGTTGGAGTACGACAAACTTGTTTTTGCCACAGGGGCAGAGACTAACTATTTTGGGATGGAAAACGTAAAGAATAATGCCATCCCTATGAAAACGCTTAATGATGCCATAGAAATGCGTAATAAGCTTTTACAGCGCATGGAAAAGGCAGCAATATGCAAAAACAGCAAAGAGCGCCGAAAATATCTTACCATTGTAGTAGCAGGAGGAGGGCCTACAGGGGTAGAGGTATCGGGGATGTTTGCCGAAATGCGTAATGGTATTTTACGTAAAGAGTATCCGGAACTTTCTACAACAGTAAGTAATATATATCTTGTGGATGGCGGGCCAAGCCTGTTAGGCCCAATGAGTGAAAAATCTCAAAAGGATACGTATGATGCCTTGACCAAACTGGGGGTTATTGTTAAGCTTAACACCCGAGTTACCGATTATGTAGATGATGTGGTTCACTTTTCAAACGGAGAAACAATTACTACCAAAAACCTTATTTGGGCAGCCGGAGTATATTCAAGAGTATTTGAAGGTATACCACAGGAAAGCTACGGACGTGGCAGGCGTATGATTGTTAATGAGCATAATAAATTGCAGGGAATGGATAATATTTATGCCATAGGTGACACTTGTATTATGCATACCGACCCTAATTTCCCTGAAGGCCACCCGCAGTTGGCACAAACAGCCATACAACAGGGGGAACAGTTAGCCAAAAACTTTAAGAGAATGATTAAGGGAGAGGCCTTAAAACCGTTTAGTTATAACGATAAAGGTTCTATGGCTATTATTGGTAAAAACAAAGCTGTGGTTGATATTCCAAAACCTAAATTACACTTTAAAGGATTTATTGCCTGGTTAATGTGGTTGTTTATTCACTTAATGTCACTTATAGGCTACCGTAACAGGATTGCTACAGCATGGAACTGGATGATTGCTTACTTCTCCCAGGATCAGTCGTTGCGAATGATTATAAGACCCAATAAAAAGAAGGGAGCAATTAATTAA
- a CDS encoding serine hydrolase, which produces MKNQSIAERLKYQRKIKGLSQEELSLRTNVTVRTIQRIESAEVNPHLNTIKLLAAALDIEVNDLLPLDDPKEETIKKKWLLLMHATPLLGLVIPLCNVLVPLFLWIHKREDNPVYDEHGIKIINFQISILIYALLSFVALITVEGFGFFIFILTTPLCIAIVIFNVIYVLKKDKCYYPLSIPFLNFKKNTASKAIVLILLTAFVTSCNTKSTDTIERLDGSTISKDSVTYKIDHITKEAHVTGMAVAIFNNNQTVYEHVTGYKDASKKLILTDSTNIYGASLSKAVFAVLTLKMVEDGIIDLDTPLETYLPKKIYEYEPQTKWHDNYNDLRSDSLYHKITARMCLAHTTGFANWRFYEPDMKLKVHGIPGAEYSYSGEGFVYLQVVLEKITGKNLEELVQQYIFKPLEMNHSAFEWKPEFENDFAYGHNKEESLYEKDKDNEPRGASTMETTFSDYMKFLTAVFNNKIISKESTAEMFRPQVKINSVTQFGEGAKLTSNKYDDIKLSYGLGWGYLETPYGIGLFKGGHGDGFQHYSIIFPQSGKGMLIMSNSDNAESIFKELLEYGITDKYIPWEWFKYIPYN; this is translated from the coding sequence ATGAAGAATCAATCAATTGCCGAAAGATTAAAGTACCAGAGAAAAATCAAAGGATTGTCTCAGGAAGAACTATCCCTAAGAACAAATGTTACCGTGCGTACCATACAACGTATAGAGAGCGCAGAGGTAAATCCGCACCTTAATACCATTAAATTGCTTGCCGCTGCCTTAGATATTGAAGTTAATGATTTGCTTCCTTTAGATGACCCTAAGGAGGAAACCATAAAAAAGAAATGGCTGCTACTGATGCATGCCACTCCCCTTTTAGGACTTGTTATTCCGTTATGTAATGTGTTAGTCCCTCTTTTCCTTTGGATACATAAAAGGGAAGACAATCCTGTTTATGATGAACATGGCATAAAAATCATCAATTTCCAGATTTCAATATTAATATATGCTCTGTTATCATTTGTTGCCTTAATTACTGTAGAAGGTTTTGGGTTCTTTATATTTATACTTACCACACCTTTATGTATTGCAATAGTTATATTCAACGTAATCTACGTACTAAAAAAGGATAAATGCTATTACCCTTTATCCATTCCGTTTTTAAATTTCAAAAAAAACACAGCCTCTAAGGCAATTGTCCTTATTCTGCTTACGGCATTTGTTACAAGCTGTAATACTAAAAGTACCGATACTATTGAGCGCTTAGACGGAAGTACAATTTCAAAAGATTCTGTTACTTACAAAATTGACCATATTACAAAAGAAGCTCATGTAACAGGAATGGCTGTGGCAATTTTCAATAACAATCAAACAGTATACGAACATGTAACCGGATATAAGGATGCATCAAAAAAACTAATATTAACCGATTCGACCAATATTTATGGGGCATCACTTAGTAAAGCAGTGTTTGCAGTCTTAACCTTGAAAATGGTTGAAGACGGCATTATTGACCTTGATACTCCACTGGAAACTTACCTGCCTAAAAAGATTTATGAATACGAACCACAAACTAAATGGCATGATAATTATAATGATTTAAGATCAGACAGCCTTTATCATAAAATAACTGCCCGTATGTGCCTGGCCCATACCACCGGTTTTGCTAACTGGAGATTTTATGAGCCTGATATGAAACTAAAAGTACACGGCATCCCCGGAGCAGAATACTCTTATAGTGGTGAAGGTTTTGTTTACCTGCAGGTAGTATTAGAAAAGATTACCGGTAAAAACCTTGAAGAGTTGGTTCAGCAATATATTTTCAAACCATTAGAGATGAATCATTCTGCTTTTGAATGGAAACCTGAATTTGAAAATGATTTTGCTTACGGACATAATAAAGAAGAAAGTCTTTATGAGAAAGATAAGGACAATGAGCCAAGAGGAGCCAGTACAATGGAAACCACTTTTAGTGATTATATGAAGTTTTTAACCGCAGTATTCAACAACAAAATAATCAGTAAAGAATCTACAGCAGAAATGTTTCGCCCACAGGTAAAAATAAATTCCGTTACCCAATTTGGTGAAGGTGCCAAACTTACATCCAATAAGTATGATGATATAAAACTTAGCTACGGGCTTGGATGGGGTTATCTGGAAACGCCCTATGGAATCGGTCTTTTTAAAGGAGGTCACGGTGACGGATTCCAACACTACTCCATTATCTTTCCGCAATCCGGAAAAGGTATGTTGATTATGAGTAATTCTGATAATGCAGAGAGCATTTTTAAAGAACTGCTGGAATACGGCATTACCGATAAATACATACCATGGGAATGGTTTAAGTATATACCTTACAACTAA
- the tamL gene encoding translocation and assembly module lipoprotein TamL, protein MKIKPKYYLLTVLLLIIYGCSNTRYLNDGEMLYTGAEVKVEDTVMTRRERKDMEANMEELARPKTNRKILGLRVKLYIYNIAGEPKKDSGFRYWLRNKVGEPPVLFSQVDLDYNADVLQNHAENNGYFKARVSADSTSSGKKKVEAVYTVTPKQQYKIRNVIFPSDSSLTRLDSAVAKTKRRTRLRKGRPYDLDVVKDERDRIDERLKQKGYYYFNPDYILVKVDSTVGDHQVDMRVIVKDEAPEKAKRQYTINNIYIFPNYSLNDTRDTINVKNIVKDSVQQYKDFTIIDPQNTFKPIIYDRTLYFHKGDLYNRTDHNLSLSRLISLGTFRFVKNEFRVSDSLENSLDAYYYLTPMPKKSIRTELSAKTNSANYTGSDLTVNWSNRNTFRAAELLSLSVYGGFEVQMAGQNKGYNVYRVGSEVSLVWPRFITPFRVEAPSAFVPKTRALVNYEFQKRIHLYALNSFKAQFSYLWKESTTKEHLLNVFDVNYVSPNSVSDEYQQMANNNPSIQRVIDKQFIFGPSYSYTFTNTMRKYKRHTVYYKGSLELAGTIFGLAGGANVKKGDTITFLNVPFSQYAKTEHEFRYFMRLGRDSKIATRAIVGIGVPYGNSSELPYVKQFFSGGTNSLRAFRARSVGPGSYYPEDIDPNSFVPDESGDIKLELNAEYRAKLYSVIHGAVFVDAGNVWLWNSNEENPGGKFTSDFMSQLAVGTGLGLRLDLDFLVLRLDGAFPIRKPWLPAGNRWVIDDVDFGSKTWRKDNLVFNLAIGYPF, encoded by the coding sequence ATGAAGATTAAGCCTAAATACTATCTTTTAACAGTACTACTGCTAATTATATACGGTTGTAGCAATACCCGTTATTTAAACGACGGAGAAATGCTTTATACAGGTGCCGAGGTAAAAGTGGAAGATACAGTAATGACTAGGCGTGAAAGAAAGGATATGGAGGCCAATATGGAAGAACTGGCAAGGCCTAAAACAAACAGAAAAATATTAGGGCTTAGGGTTAAACTATATATATACAACATTGCAGGTGAACCAAAAAAAGACAGCGGATTTAGGTACTGGTTACGTAATAAGGTTGGCGAACCTCCAGTACTCTTTAGTCAGGTGGATTTAGATTATAATGCTGATGTATTGCAAAACCATGCAGAAAACAACGGTTATTTTAAAGCACGTGTTTCGGCAGATTCAACTTCTTCAGGTAAGAAAAAAGTAGAGGCTGTTTATACAGTTACTCCTAAACAACAATACAAAATAAGGAATGTCATATTCCCTAGTGATTCTTCCCTAACACGATTAGACAGTGCAGTTGCTAAAACCAAGAGAAGGACAAGGTTAAGAAAAGGACGCCCTTATGATCTGGATGTTGTTAAGGATGAACGCGACAGGATAGATGAACGCCTAAAACAAAAAGGGTACTATTACTTTAACCCCGATTATATCCTTGTAAAGGTAGACAGTACTGTTGGAGACCATCAGGTTGATATGAGGGTAATCGTTAAAGACGAAGCTCCGGAAAAAGCTAAAAGGCAATATACCATAAACAATATTTATATATTCCCTAATTACTCGCTTAACGATACCAGAGATACAATTAACGTAAAAAATATAGTAAAGGACTCTGTACAGCAATACAAGGACTTTACCATAATAGATCCTCAAAATACATTTAAACCTATAATTTACGACAGGACATTATATTTCCATAAAGGAGATTTATACAACAGGACAGATCATAACCTATCCTTAAGCAGACTTATCAGTTTAGGTACGTTCCGATTTGTAAAGAATGAGTTCAGGGTGAGCGATAGCCTTGAAAATTCCCTTGATGCTTATTACTACCTTACCCCTATGCCTAAAAAGTCAATTCGTACTGAGCTTTCGGCTAAAACCAATTCGGCTAACTACACTGGTTCCGATCTAACAGTTAACTGGAGTAACCGTAATACCTTTAGAGCTGCAGAGCTTCTTTCACTTTCTGTTTACGGCGGATTTGAAGTACAAATGGCAGGACAAAATAAAGGTTATAATGTTTACAGGGTGGGTAGCGAGGTTAGCCTAGTGTGGCCAAGGTTTATCACGCCGTTCAGAGTAGAGGCTCCCAGTGCTTTTGTACCAAAAACCAGGGCTCTTGTTAACTATGAGTTTCAAAAAAGGATTCATCTTTATGCTTTAAACTCCTTTAAGGCACAATTCAGTTATTTATGGAAAGAATCTACGACCAAAGAACACCTTCTTAATGTTTTTGATGTTAACTATGTGAGTCCAAACAGCGTTTCTGATGAATATCAGCAAATGGCAAATAACAATCCAAGTATACAAAGAGTTATTGACAAGCAGTTTATTTTTGGACCGTCTTACTCCTATACATTTACAAACACCATGCGTAAATACAAAAGACATACGGTTTATTATAAAGGCTCTTTAGAACTTGCAGGGACAATATTCGGTTTGGCTGGTGGCGCTAATGTTAAAAAAGGCGACACTATTACTTTCCTTAATGTACCTTTTAGCCAGTATGCAAAAACAGAACATGAATTTAGGTATTTTATGCGTTTAGGACGCGATTCTAAAATTGCTACCAGAGCTATAGTAGGTATTGGTGTGCCTTATGGTAATTCCTCTGAGTTGCCTTATGTAAAGCAATTCTTCTCTGGTGGTACAAACAGTTTACGTGCCTTTAGGGCAAGATCTGTTGGTCCTGGTAGTTATTATCCCGAAGATATTGACCCTAACTCTTTTGTACCGGATGAGTCAGGAGATATTAAACTGGAGCTAAATGCTGAATACAGGGCAAAGCTATACAGTGTAATTCATGGTGCCGTTTTTGTAGACGCCGGTAACGTATGGCTTTGGAACAGTAATGAAGAGAATCCAGGAGGTAAGTTTACTTCCGATTTTATGAGCCAACTAGCTGTAGGTACAGGTTTGGGATTACGCCTTGATCTCGACTTTTTGGTACTGCGTTTAGACGGGGCTTTCCCTATACGTAAACCATGGCTACCGGCAGGCAATCGTTGGGTTATTGATGATGTGGATTTTGGCAGTAAAACATGGCGTAAGGATAATTTAGTATTTAACCTTGCCATTGGGTATCCTTTCTAA